AGGGTGCTTATTTAGAAGGCGGAAAAGGACTTTGTGTAGCAGATATCAATAAGTTTACTGATGACGTGAGTATTAAGGAAAAAGGCAATTATGAATTGACAACAAAAGACATTCAGTTTGCTCTAGAAGATAAAGAAGGTCATTATCCAAAACGGACATCGATTGATTTCTATCACCGTTATAAAGAAGATTTAAAAATGCTTGCAGAAACGGGAATGAATTCGTTTCGTACATCTATCAACTGGGCACGCATTTTTCCGAAAGGCGATGAGACAGAACCGAATGAAGAAGGATTGAGATTTTACGATGATCTTATTGATGAGATTATTAAAAATGGAATGGAACCTCTCATTACCGTTTCCCATTATGAAATGCCATTGCATTTAGCAACCGAATATAATGGATGGTATAACCGAAAAATGATCGATTTTTTTGTCCACTACTGTGAAGTATTATTTAACAGATATAAAGATAAAGTGAGATACTGGATTCTTGTAAACCAAATTAACTTAATTACGTTTGAATCATTCAATCACCTCGGTATTCCGGCAGATCGTGTGGAAAACTTGTTGGAAGCCAAATACCAAGGTGCACACAATGAGCTTGTTGCTTGTGCGAGAGCAACAAAAATAGCAAAAGAAATCAATCCTAAGATACAAATCGGAATGATGCTCTTTGATGCAATTTCTCATCCCGCAACATGTAAGCCGGAAGATGTACTGGCAACGGTAAAACGCAACCAAATGGAGTATTATTTCTCTGATATTCTCATGCGTGGTAAATATCCAAATTATGCGTTCCGCTTCTTTGAGGAGAATAATATTACGATTCAATTCGGAGAACATGATGAAGAAGATTTTAAAAATACAGCAGATTTCTTTAGCTTCTCATACTACTACACGCGAATTTCTGATGCAGAAAGTGCAAAGAAGCTTAACTCTGCATACTTAAATCCGGAGCTGAAAGCAAGCGATTGGGGCTGGTCCATTGATCCGATCGGTTTAAGAACTGCTTTAAATCTGTACTATGATCGCTACCAAAAACCGATCATGATTACTGAAAACGGTATTGGTGCATATGACAAGGTCGATGAGAACGGCGAAATTCATGACCCGTATCGCATTGAATTCCTTAAACGCCACATTGAACAAATAAAAGAAGCAATTAAAGACGGTGTGGAAGTAATCGGCTACTATCCGTGGGGACCAATCGATATTGTCAGCTGCTCATCATCCGAAATGTCTAAACGCTACGGTTTCATCTACGTCGAAAAAGATGATTATGGCAATGGAACACTCGAAAGAAAGAAAAAAGAGAGCTTTTATTGGTATCAGAGGGTTGTTCAGTCGAACGGAGAAGAGTTGTCATAAAAGAATCTTACAAAAAAGTTTACCTGATATTTTTACGAATCCCGAAAGATAATTGGTTAACCGGTGAAGCATGTAACGATGTCCTTACATGTAAGAACGAAAATGCCACCTGCTATACATGCGAGTCGTTTCATTTACTGATCAGGAAACTGTAACGAATTCCCTCAAAACTATGTAGGAAATACCGTTTTCCTACGTTGGTTTTGGGGGACTATGCTTATATCGGTGATAATGTCCATATTGTCTTTGAGAAATGGTATGCCGTTTAAATATTTCTTTTCGTGGAAATGACTATGTGTGACAATCTGTTATGGAGGCGATTAAGAATTGAAATAAAGCATTAAGCTGTGCATAGTTTGCTATGATAAAAAATGAATACAAAACATTATGTAAGTTTGCTTTAGGAGTGGGATGGGGTATATTTTTATATGCTCAAGACTTACTTGTAAAGCAATTTTTATAATGCGGATAGGTTGAAGAATGATGGTCTGAAGGAGGGCAGGAGTAGCTCTCTTTTTTATTTTTCATAAAGTTGATTGCCTATCTGCTTAGTATAATAGGAATTTACTTGTTTTCAAAAAAACGAAACTAGATGAGAAAGTGTGCCATATAAGTGTGGAAAGGGTATAATAAATTGGCAAAAGTAGACACTAAAAGGGATTGGCTAGTACTGGAATTGAGATAGAGTTAGCCAAAAGTACATAGAATATCAATGATTTTTGTGTAAAGGAAAAGTAAAGATACAAAAAACATAAATAAGAAAAGGGGAAATGGAGATCCGATGACGCAGAGAAAGGCAATGCAA
The nucleotide sequence above comes from Brevibacillus laterosporus LMG 15441. Encoded proteins:
- a CDS encoding glycoside hydrolase family 1 protein, translated to MRKNPATFPKNFLWGGAIAANQAEGAYLEGGKGLCVADINKFTDDVSIKEKGNYELTTKDIQFALEDKEGHYPKRTSIDFYHRYKEDLKMLAETGMNSFRTSINWARIFPKGDETEPNEEGLRFYDDLIDEIIKNGMEPLITVSHYEMPLHLATEYNGWYNRKMIDFFVHYCEVLFNRYKDKVRYWILVNQINLITFESFNHLGIPADRVENLLEAKYQGAHNELVACARATKIAKEINPKIQIGMMLFDAISHPATCKPEDVLATVKRNQMEYYFSDILMRGKYPNYAFRFFEENNITIQFGEHDEEDFKNTADFFSFSYYYTRISDAESAKKLNSAYLNPELKASDWGWSIDPIGLRTALNLYYDRYQKPIMITENGIGAYDKVDENGEIHDPYRIEFLKRHIEQIKEAIKDGVEVIGYYPWGPIDIVSCSSSEMSKRYGFIYVEKDDYGNGTLERKKKESFYWYQRVVQSNGEELS